CAATCTTTATTGTCAAATAACCCAAAAACTGTAGGGCCACTTCCACTCATCATAGATCCTAATGCTTTATTTTTGATCATTATATCTTCTATTTGTCCTATTTCTGAATATTTCAAAGAAGTAACTTCTTCTAATACATTCACCATATTCTCAGAAATAAATTTAACATCTTCTTTTTGTAAAGCATCTATAAGTTTTTTATTTTGAGGTCTTCTTTTAACTTTGTCCATATTCAAAGATTGGTAAACTTCCTTTGTTGATACAAATATATTAGGTTTACATACCAAAATATTTAAATCTTCAGGTAAACCTTTTATATTAGTTAATTCTTCCCCTATACCTTCTGCTAATGCACTTCCTCCAGTTATACAAAACGGAACATCCGCTCCTAACTTCAACCCAATATCCTTTAATTCATTCTCACTTAACCCCAAGTTCCATAATTTATTTAAACCTACTAAAACTGCAGCTGCATTAGAGCTTCCTCCTGCCATTCCTGCTGCTACAGGTATATTTTTTTCTATAGAAATTTCTATTCCCTTTTCTATATTAAACTGATTTTTTAATAAATTTACAGCTTTATACATAATATTATCCTCATTTAAAGGTATATCTAAACTATTACTTTTTATTAATATTGAGTTTTCTTCTATTTCAGTTATTTTTAACTTATCATATAGATCTATTGTTTGCATTATCATCTCTACAAGGTGATAACCATCTTCTCTTTTTCCAAGCACATCTATTGATAAATTAACCTTAGCTCTGCTCTTTAAATCTATAGAGTTCATGCTTTCCTCCTTATTGTGCTATAACGACCATAAATATTTATAGTATACATTATACTACAAAAAATAAAATAATAGGGAACTATAATTCCCTATTATCTTATTTCGTACATAATTTTATACTTCTACTGGAGTTTTTTTCTCAATTATTAAACATTGACCTACATCTAATTGATCATCTGTTTTTATTTCATTTATCTCAGCTATATCATCTATTGTTGTATTATATTTCTTCGCTATATTCCATAATTTATCGCCTTCTTTAGCAACATATATAGTTATACTAGGTCTTTGAGATAAGTCTATAGGTCCTTGATCTTCACCCTTAACAATGAAGCTATCTTTTTTCTTATCTAAAACTTCGCAGTATCTTCTAACTTTAACGGTTACATCTATCTGATCTCTATTTAAATCAAACTCTACCCTGTCTATATTTACATGATTAAATGCGTTAGCACTGTCTTTTACATTTCCAACTTCAACATCATGAGTAAATGGTATTTCTTCTGTTAGTCTATATACTGGTCTTAAACCTTCTACAGGAGTATATAAAACATCAATTAAAACTACACCTTCTACTATACTCTTTCCACCTTCAAATGATGAGTTTTCAACTATTATATTTGAATCTACACTTACTATATCTTTTATTTGTATATCATCACTATTATTTTTTATAGTATCTCTTATATTGAAAAATTCACTTCCACTACTTACAACTTTATTAAGCTCAACATTTCTGCTTTCAAACTTAAGAGTTCTATCAGGTGAATATGCATCTTGTAATACCTCTCTCGTAACATCTTCTGATACTTTAACTTTAGCTCTTGCTGTACAATCTACTTCTAAAGCACCTGTATTTGTTTCTTCATTTCTCTTAAATATATAGTTTAAGTCAACTATTTCTACCATAGCCTCTTCTTTCATACCTTCACATGCACCTGGAACTTCTATAAATTGAGTAAAATCTAGACCTACTCTATCTAGTTCTACTAGTTCACCTTCATAAGTATAAGCTACTGGATTCAATTCTAAAACTCCACCAACTATAACCTTATTGTCAGATACCCTAGTTTCTTTTAATTTCATTCTAGGCCCTATAGAAACTATATTATCTATATCTTCAGTGCTTATGTTTATAGTATCTCTAACTACACTTTCAGATTTTTCTATTCCAACTATATCTTCAAACTGAACTTCTTTTCTATGTTTTTGAACATTTTCTATTTGAGAAACGTCTTTTACTATATCTATAGTATTTTTTTCAAATAAACTACCTCTTATATTTAAAAGCGCTCCTACTCTTATCTTTCTCTCATTTATAACTGTACAATCTATATGTTCTACATCGTAGAAAAGCATATTTTCCATATCAGCTACTATATTATCTTTTTCTACTACTTCATTTATTTCTATTCTTCCCTCTACATTTGATACAGTGTTTTTATCTTCAGTTAGATAAATCACATTATAATTAAAATTTCCTCTAAATATTATTTTACCATCTAATATCTCTTGTTTCTTTAAAGCTATGTACCCCTCTGTTTTTATTATTTCATATACGTCATCCTTTTTATCTGATACAACAGCTTCTGTTTCTATAAAAGTTTGAAACCTTCCAAAATCAATTCTGTTGTCAACTTGTAAAATATCTTTTATAAGATTCATATGTTACCCTCCTAAATTAAATATAACTATCACACTATATTTATATTTAGAAAGTAAAAAAAAAATTACACCTATTTTTAATAGGTATAATTTTTTAACTTACATTTAATTTATTTGGTTCTTTAATTACTTTCAATTTAACGTTATCAGTTAATAGGTCTGAATAGCTATATGATACTCTAGAATATCCATTATCCTCATCATCTAGCTTAACAACAAATATACTAGGATATACTTTTTCTAGCACGCCTTTTTTAGTAACTATTTGTTTTCTTCCTTTATTAGCTTTTAATAAAATCTTTCTTCCCAGGTGCTTCTCTAAAGTCTGTCTTATTTTATTCAAAGTTTGAACAGTGGCCATTACATCACCTTCTTTAACATTATATGTTTGTCATTTTAATATTACCACAATCAAACTTTTTTGTCAAACCCAAACTAATTATTTTATATATTTTTTGATAAAAAGTCAATACTGTTTTTTTTTCTAAATTTGGATTATAATCTATATATTTTTTTATACACAAAATCAATACCCATTATATATAGCCAACGGCATGGTTAATCTAAATTTCCCTCTGGTTTCTATACCTCCGACACCTTTGATCCCTGTAACTGTATGATTTAATATTTCATCTAAAGGAACAACTTTATCTATTCTAGAACAAGCAATTTTTTCTACGACCAATAAAGGATCTAGCGCATGTATCATTACACGACTTGGAGAACTTGCAAAATTAGCTCCTGATTTTATTATTTCTTCATAATTAGATTGGCATGCTCCGGCAAATATAACTAAGCTATCTAGTGATGGGTCATATTTTCTAGCTTCTTTTACTGTTTTTATAAAATTAGCTGTATTTCTATAATTTTTAATATCTTTAAGGTTTCCTTTACTATTAACTATAGCATCGTGTCCTGTTATAACTAATATGGATGGATTATGTTGTTCTAATAAATTTCTAACTTCTTTATATTGAAGGCTCTCAGGTATAGCTTTACCAACTGCCGGAATTCCCAATTTAGTATAAACATCTAGGCAAATTTTTAAATATTCAGGATCTCCGTCTATATGAAGTACTTTCCCTGGCATTCCATATGAATTTTGAACTTGATTTTGACCTTGCCCTTGAGCTTGCTTATTATTATTTGAGGACTTTTGCATAGCTCTGTTTAGTCTTCTATTTCTCTCTCTAGTTTTTTTTATACTTTTATGCAAAATATTTTCAACATCTTTGTCTATTAATGTATCTTTCATATCGTAAAAGTTTACTTTCTCTAAGTCATCTATTCCTGAATCTGCAATTATTCTAAAGGCAACCCCTTTTAAAATAGCTATCTTTTGATTGTTTTCATCTATTTCAAATCCTATTATTCTAAATATAATATCTTTCTCATAAGACTTTCTTACAACGATGTCTCCTATCTTCATAATATAGTTGTCCTCCTATAAAATTTGTGTTCTTACTTTATAATATGACCGTCGACAAATATTGTTACTATGTACCTTTAATTTGTTTTATATTACTAAGTCTCTTTTAAATAATTTACAATATGTGATATTTATCATTGAAATCAACTTGTTTAAATGATATTATATTCTTAACAAATGCTTATTTATATAAGCAAATATTTAGATATGGTGATACTAATGACTGATAGAGAAAAAGAAATTTTAGATATTTTAAAGAATGATCCTATGGTTTCACAGCAAACATTAGCTGACATGCTCAATATAACAAGATCTTCTGTTGCTGTGCACATAACAAATTTGATGAAGAAAGGCTATATAAAAGGAAAAGGTTATATCATAAGCGCAAGTAAGTTTGTAACAGTTATAGGCGGAGCTAACGTCGATATACAGGGTTCTCCTAGTAACACTCTTACAA
The nucleotide sequence above comes from Paraclostridium bifermentans. Encoded proteins:
- the ispE gene encoding 4-(cytidine 5'-diphospho)-2-C-methyl-D-erythritol kinase — encoded protein: MNSIDLKSRAKVNLSIDVLGKREDGYHLVEMIMQTIDLYDKLKITEIEENSILIKSNSLDIPLNEDNIMYKAVNLLKNQFNIEKGIEISIEKNIPVAAGMAGGSSNAAAVLVGLNKLWNLGLSENELKDIGLKLGADVPFCITGGSALAEGIGEELTNIKGLPEDLNILVCKPNIFVSTKEVYQSLNMDKVKRRPQNKKLIDALQKEDVKFISENMVNVLEEVTSLKYSEIGQIEDIMIKNKALGSMMSGSGPTVFGLFDNKDCAIKAKEDLQAKYNQVYLVKSSNKGVEIYG
- a CDS encoding DUF3794 and LysM peptidoglycan-binding domain-containing protein; its protein translation is MNLIKDILQVDNRIDFGRFQTFIETEAVVSDKKDDVYEIIKTEGYIALKKQEILDGKIIFRGNFNYNVIYLTEDKNTVSNVEGRIEINEVVEKDNIVADMENMLFYDVEHIDCTVINERKIRVGALLNIRGSLFEKNTIDIVKDVSQIENVQKHRKEVQFEDIVGIEKSESVVRDTINISTEDIDNIVSIGPRMKLKETRVSDNKVIVGGVLELNPVAYTYEGELVELDRVGLDFTQFIEVPGACEGMKEEAMVEIVDLNYIFKRNEETNTGALEVDCTARAKVKVSEDVTREVLQDAYSPDRTLKFESRNVELNKVVSSGSEFFNIRDTIKNNSDDIQIKDIVSVDSNIIVENSSFEGGKSIVEGVVLIDVLYTPVEGLRPVYRLTEEIPFTHDVEVGNVKDSANAFNHVNIDRVEFDLNRDQIDVTVKVRRYCEVLDKKKDSFIVKGEDQGPIDLSQRPSITIYVAKEGDKLWNIAKKYNTTIDDIAEINEIKTDDQLDVGQCLIIEKKTPVEV
- a CDS encoding Veg family protein, yielding MATVQTLNKIRQTLEKHLGRKILLKANKGRKQIVTKKGVLEKVYPSIFVVKLDDEDNGYSRVSYSYSDLLTDNVKLKVIKEPNKLNVS
- the yabG gene encoding sporulation peptidase YabG, whose translation is MKIGDIVVRKSYEKDIIFRIIGFEIDENNQKIAILKGVAFRIIADSGIDDLEKVNFYDMKDTLIDKDVENILHKSIKKTRERNRRLNRAMQKSSNNNKQAQGQGQNQVQNSYGMPGKVLHIDGDPEYLKICLDVYTKLGIPAVGKAIPESLQYKEVRNLLEQHNPSILVITGHDAIVNSKGNLKDIKNYRNTANFIKTVKEARKYDPSLDSLVIFAGACQSNYEEIIKSGANFASSPSRVMIHALDPLLVVEKIACSRIDKVVPLDEILNHTVTGIKGVGGIETRGKFRLTMPLAIYNGY